The Vibrio coralliirubri DNA window AACGATCGTTCAAGCATTATTTTGAACACTCGTTCAAATTGTACATTGAAGCCTGACGGATATCTTTTGTTCATAACGAGAAAGCCCAACAGGCAACACCTGATGGGCTTTCTCTTTTTCTCAATTTTTTGCAAGCGACTACCAATATTCTGCGTGAGCCAAGCCTTTAACACAGCTCGACTTTCCACTTGTTACGTTGATTTCACCACCGGTCAACGATTGAGCTAACCAACCGTGAGGGAAACTCAATTCAAAGGGCGCTGGAACCTGCTCAACGGTAATTTGCCCAAAGCCCACTTTTGAGTAGTAGTCAGGATCACCGTAAGTCACTGCAAGCTCAACACCTTGTTCAGTCAGAATCTGCAAACCAAAGTTAATTAGTTGCTGGCCAATACCACGCTTTTGAACCTGAGTGCTCACCGCGACTGGTGAAAGCAAATATGCCTTGGTTTCATCGTCAAATGAAAGTGGCGTAAAGATAATCGCGCCAACAATCGTACTATCCGTATCCGACTCACTAGAATCGTCTTCAGCAACAAAGCAAAGTAGCTCTGTCGGGGCTGTGGTCGTTAAAAGATCATTGGCAAGCTTACCCACGGTTTTACCTTCGTTCTCGCCTTCTGAATCTGTAAAGGTCTGAGTAAAAACTTGAGTGACCGTTTCGATTTCGTTTGAATTATATTGTCTAAATTTCATGGTGTTACTCACTTACTTTAATTTCTTGAGCACAAAGAACTGATAATCAAAATCACGTTGATTAGAAACTTTAGAAGGCTGTTGATCCAAACCGTTCTTTGATGTGCTGCTATCGAAAAAATGTTTAACTTCATTGTCGCAATCTACGAGCGCTTTTGAGTTCGGCATCGTTGCTTTAAGCGCTTCTACTCGCTTTTGAAAGGGCTGGTAATACGCAAGCCAACCAGCGTCGCTCATTGCAAAGTGCTCCAAAACTTTATAACCCACAGCTTGTGCCTGTTTAATTCGCTCGGATACCGTCGTCATGTCTGGGTACTCTTTTTGCCAGAACGCTTTGCTCGATTCGTTAGGTTGTTCGGTATTCCACACCAAATCATTGACGACCAATATGCCGTCATCACTGAGTAAATTTCGCCACTGGTTTAGCGCCTTTTCAACACCCATGATGTAAGCGCTGCCTTCCGACCAAATTAGGTCAAACGACTTAGCTTCAAACGGCAGATCCATCATGCTCGCGCACACGGTTTTGACGTTGCTTTCTAAGCCAAGAGCCTGTGCATGCTGAGTCAGAATATCTAAGCTCGGTTGATCATTATCTACCGCCGTTATGTGCACATCCGCTTGATGTTCTACTATAGC harbors:
- a CDS encoding GNAT family N-acetyltransferase — its product is MSNTMKFRQYNSNEIETVTQVFTQTFTDSEGENEGKTVGKLANDLLTTTAPTELLCFVAEDDSSESDTDSTIVGAIIFTPLSFDDETKAYLLSPVAVSTQVQKRGIGQQLINFGLQILTEQGVELAVTYGDPDYYSKVGFGQITVEQVPAPFELSFPHGWLAQSLTGGEINVTSGKSSCVKGLAHAEYW
- a CDS encoding MerR family transcriptional regulator — translated: MYRISELAELVSLSRSTLLYYGKLGLIEAQRTSNGYRSYSERDLQRVKLLQQLQAGGLTLKECQACLDAKVDRSLLQNRLEQLDEEIAQKQRSRDLLSALLGESGLQDWHESMDKVAPDAHLDWLIKQGFDEKQALRLKWLSKDMNDHDQYMADFDVIFEGLQRLGPGTAEDTLAALARVPVSPKRVLEIGCGKGIATSVLAKAIVEHQADVHITAVDNDQPSLDILTQHAQALGLESNVKTVCASMMDLPFEAKSFDLIWSEGSAYIMGVEKALNQWRNLLSDDGILVVNDLVWNTEQPNESSKAFWQKEYPDMTTVSERIKQAQAVGYKVLEHFAMSDAGWLAYYQPFQKRVEALKATMPNSKALVDCDNEVKHFFDSSTSKNGLDQQPSKVSNQRDFDYQFFVLKKLK